One Triticum dicoccoides isolate Atlit2015 ecotype Zavitan chromosome 4B, WEW_v2.0, whole genome shotgun sequence genomic window carries:
- the LOC119295344 gene encoding probable cysteine desulfurase, with product MADGADRVEATTIGNDKETLLSLLRAKSERSAEAEEKVEWVRSQMVGHDAEFDTPFGRRALVYADHTASGRGLRYIEDYILTQVLPFYGNTHTEDSYVGSRTTKMVRTAASYIKRCMGAGADDALIFCGSGATAAVKRLQEVMGMAAPPGPLLRARLLAQLRAEERWVVFVGPYEQHSNLLSWRQSLADVVEVGAGDDGLVDLAALRRALGSPEYAKRPMLGSFSACSNATGIVTDTRAIARVLHQHGAFACFDFAASGPYVEIDMRSGDMDGYDAVFLSPHKFPGGPGTPGLLLMNRSLYRLASLPPTTCGGGTVAYVNGRSEDDTVYLDDVEEREDAGTPPITQKVRASLAFWVKEHVGLGAIALRERVHADAAMRWLLSNPAVKVLGSVEARRLPIFSFLVYPGGDTTLGRRRRRLPLHGRFVAKLMNDLFGIQARGGCSCASPYGHALLGVGEELSLRIRSAILKGYHGVKPGWTRVSFAYYLPPEEFRFILAAIDFVAAHGHRFLPLYNFDWATGNWTFRRRAVKHHLMMEELLHGHGSSNTKMKGNKTAGDSDKFESYLEFATKIALSLPETCDEQQVPEGIDPSIVLFRV from the exons atggcggacggcgccgACCGCGTCGAGGCCACGACGATCGGCAACGACAAGGAGACCCTGCTGAGCCTGCTCCGCGCCAAGTCGGAGCGGAGcgccgaggcggaggagaaggtggAGTGGGTGCGATCGCAGATGGTCGGCCACGACGCCGAGTTCGACACGCCGTTCGGCCGCCGCGCCCTCGTCTACGCCGACCACACCGCCTCCGGGCGCGGCCTCCGCTacatcgaggactacatcctcacACAAGTCCTCCCCTTCTACG GGAACACGCACACGGAGGACAGCTACGTCGGGAGCAGGACGACGAAGATGGTGAGGACGGCGGCAAGCTACATCAAGCGGTGCATGGGCGCCGGTGCCGACGACGCGCTGATCTTCTGCGGGTCCGGCGCCACGGCGGCGGTGAAGCGCCTGCAGGAGGTGATGGGGATGGCCGCGCCGCCGGGGCCGCTTCTGCGGGCGCGGCTGCTCGCGCAGCTGCGCGCGGAGGAGCGGTGGGTGGTCTTCGTGGGACCCTACGAGCAACACTCGAACCTGCTGTCGTGGCGGCAGAGCCTGGCGGACGTCGTGGaggtcggcgccggcgacgacgggCTCGTCGACCTCGCCGCGCTCCGGCGCGCGCTGGGCTCCCCCGAGTACGCGAAGCGGCCCATGCTGGGGTCATTCTCGGCGTGCAGCAACGCCACCGGCATCGTCACCGATACCCGAGCGATCGCGCGCGTTCTGCACCAGCATGGGGCTTTCGCCTGCTTCGACTTTGCCGCGAG CGGGCCCTACGTGGAGATCGACATGAGGTCGGGCGACATGGACGGCTACGACGCGGTGTTCCTCAGCCCGCACAAGTTCCCCGGCGGCCCCGGCACGCCGGGCCTCCTGCTCATGAACCGCTCCCTCTACCGCCTCGCCTCGCTGCCGCCCACCACGTGCGGCGGCGGCACCGTCGCCTACGTCAACGGCCGCAGCGAGGACGACACGGTGTACCTCGACGACGTGGAGGAGCGCGAGGACGCCGGCACGCCGCCCATCACGCAGAAGGTGCGCGCCTCGCTCGCGTTCTGGGTCAAGGAGCACGTCGGGCTCGGCGCCATCGCGCTCCGCGAGCGCGTCCACGCCGACGCGGCCATGCGGTGGCTCCTGTCCAACCCCGCCGTCAAGGTGCTCGGCAGCGTCGAGGCGCGCCGCCTGCCGATATTCTCGTTCCTCGTCTACCCCGGCGGCGACACGACGCTGGGGAGGAGGAGGCGACGGCTGCCCCTCCACGGGCGGTTCGTCGCCAAGCTCATGAACGATCTGTTCGGCATCCAGGCCAGGGGCGGCTGCAGCTGCGCGAGCCCGTACGGGCACGCCCTCCTCGGCGTCGGCGAGGAGCTCTCCCTTCGGATCCGCTCCGCCATTCTTAAG GGCTATCACGGTGTGAAGCCGGGATGGACGAGGGTGAGCTTCGCCTACTACCTCCCACCGGAGGAGTTCCGGTTCATCCTCGCCGCCATCGACTTCGTCGCGGCGCACGGCCACCGGTTTCTGCCGCTCTACAATTTCGACTGGGCCACCGGCAACTGGACCTTCCGGCGCCGTGCGGTCAAGCACCACCTCATGATGGAGGAGCTGCTGCATGGTCATGGTAGCTCTAACACGAAGATGAAGGGGAACAAGACTGCTGGCGACAGCGACAAGTTCGAGAGCTACCTGGAGTTTGCCACCAAGATCGCGCTGTCGCTGCCGGAGACGTGTGACGAGCAGCAGGTTCCCGAAGGAATCGACCCTAGCATTGTACTTTTTCGAGTGTGA